The genomic segment CGAGCTTGACCCGGAAGGTGGTGTTGGGCAGCGCCTCTTCGACTACGCCCTCGGCCCGCACGGTATCGGATTCTTCCTTCTTGCGCTTTTCCCGCTGTTCCGGCATCTTTCGTCTTGCCACGTAACCTCCAGGCCTGATACAAGCCAAAGGGGAAGTTAGCACGCCGGGGGGGGCGGGGGCAAGCGCCCCGCTTCCCGGAGAGCCTCGCGGCTCTGGCCCACATCAGCCCTGTTCAGGCTTGTCTTAGTGGAGCACGGCCGCGATCCGCCCGTAAACCTCGTCCATGGTCCCCACGCCGTCCACGGAGCGCAGGTGCCCGCGCGTTTCGTAGTAGTCGATCAGCGGCTGGGTCTGCTCGCGGTAAACCTGCTGGCGCCTCCGGGCGACCTCCTCGGTGTCGTCGCTGCGTACGGGTTCGCCCCGTGCGGCGGCCTGCCGTCCCCGCTCCACGATGCGTTCGATCAGCAACTCGTCGGGGACTTCGAGCAGCGGAACGGCGGTGACGGGGGCGCCGAGGTCCTCCAGCAGCCGGTCGAGGGCCTCGGCCTGGGCACGGGTGCGCGGAAAGCCGTCGAAGATCACCCGCACCGCATTCATCCCCCTCAAGTAGTCCCGGATCAAGGCGATCAGGATGTCGTCGGGCACCAAGGCGCCCGCATCGAGAATCGGCTTGACCTGCTGGCCCAACTCCGTGCCGCGCGCGACGTGGTCACGCAGGATGTCCCCTGTGCTGATCTTGGTCAGGCCCTCTTCCCGGGCCAGGCGCTCGGCCTGGGTGCCCTTTCCGGCGCCGGGGGGGCCAAGAAAGATCACGACCTTGTTTCCGGATTGTGTCATCGTTCCTCCTTCAGGGAGTACAGCATAGAGGCCGCGCGGCAGCCCGGGCCTGTCTCCCCGGACGTGACGGGCACGCGGAACCCAAAAAAACCGCCCACCCGGAGGTGAGCGGCTGGAGCAGAGGCGACTTCAGTTCAGGCGGCCACGGATGCGGCCCTTGCTGATAAAGCCGTCGTAGCGCCGCACGGTGAGCTGCGCTTCGAGCTGCTTGAGGGTCTCGAGTGCCACGCCCACGATAATCAGCAGGCCGGTGCCGCTGAACTGGAAGGTGGTGATGCCCGTCGCCCGCTGCACGATCTGGGGAAAGACCGTCAGCACGACCAGGAAGATCGCGCCCCACAGGCTCAGGCGGCTGCTGATGCCGCCCAGGTACTCGGCGGTCGCCGTGCCCGGCCGCACGCCGGGAATGAAGCCGCCCGCCTCGCGCAATTGCTCGCTGATGCGCTTGGGGTCGAACTGCACGCTGTTGTACAGGTACGTGAACCCGAAGATCAGCGCCGCTTCCAGCAGGATGTACCAGGGGCTGCCGAAGGTCAGGTACGTCTGGATAAACGCGTTGACCTCGGGCGCCCGCTCGGCGGTGGCGCTGCCGATCAGGTTGGGGAGGATCAGCATCGCCGAGGCGAAAATCACCGGAATCACGCCCGCCTGGTTCACCTTGATCGGGAGCCAGGTGGCCTGCCCGCCCAGGTTACGGGCCGCCCCGCCGGGCGCTCCCCCACGGGCGCGGGCGTAGGTGACGGGCACCCGGCGCTCGCCCTGGTACACGTACACGATGCCCGCGATGGTCACCAGAATCACGGCCGCGAAGGCCAGGATCTGCAGCAGCGACACCTGCTCGGTGCGGAACAGCTCGCCCGTCGCCGCGATCTCACGCGGATAGTTGGCGATGATCCCCGCCGTGATGATCAGGCTGATGCCGTTGCCGACCCCCACCTCGGTGATGCGCTCGCCGATCCAGAGGGTAAAGGCGATGCCCGCCACCTGGGTCAGTACCATCACCAGGATGGTGAAGAGGCCGGGGTCCCAGCCCACCGCGATGAACTGCGGGTTGCTGGTGATGTACAGCGAGAAGAACAGGGCCTGAAAGGTCCCCAGCGCGACCGCCGCGTAGCGGGTGTACTGGTTGATCTTCTTGCGGCCCTCCTCGCCCTCCTTGCTGAGTTTTTCCAGCGAGGGGACGGTGGTCGTCAGCAGCTGAATCACGATGCTGGCCGTGATGTACGGCAGCACCCCCAGCGCGAAGATCGAGAACTGCGAAAGATTGCCGCCCGAGATCAGGCTGATCAACCCGAAAAGGCCACCCGAGGTGGCCTCCGCGAGAGCGGCTGCATTGACGCCCGGCGTCGGAATGGTACTTCCGAAACGGAAGACGGCAAGCAGCAGCAGGGTGAAGACAATCTTCCGCCGCAGGTCCGGAATCCGGAACGCGTCGCGGAAGGCGCGCAGCATGTTACTCTGCCTGCTCTATCGGGGCCTGCTCGGCGTTCTCGCTGCTGGCCTGGGCGATCACAACCCGGCCGCCCGCCGCTTCCACGGCGCGGACCGCCGACTCGCTCGCCGCGTCCACGTGCACGGTCACGGCGCGGGTCAGTTCGCCGCGGCCCAGCAGCTTGACGGGGCGGTTCTTGCGCCGCACCAGTCCAGCCAGTTCCAGCGCCGCGCGGTCGAAGGTCTCCCCTTCCAGCCCGGCAAGCTGACCAAGGTTGACGACCTCGTAGGTCGTGCCGACGTTGTTGAAGCCGCGCTTGGGCAGCCTCGAGATCAGCGTGCTGCGGCCACCTTCAAAGAAGGAACCCTTGCCCGCGCCGCTGCGGGCCTTCTGGCCCTTGTGCCCGCGACCGGCGGTCTTGTCGGTGCCGCCGGGGCCACGGCCCACGCGCTTGCGGTTCTTGCGGCTGCCGGGCGCCGGGGTCAGTTCGTGGAGCTTCACGCTTCCACCTCCACCAGATGTTGAACGGTCTTGATCATGCCGCGCACGGCGGGGGTGTCCACCAGTTCACGGGTGTCGCCGATCTTGCGCAGGCCCAGCGCCTTGACGGTCTGCACCTGATTCTCGGGACGGCCGATCACGCTGCGGCGCAGGGTCACCTTCACGGTCGAGGAGGTCACAGGGCACCTCCCGCCTGGGCTGCACCGGCCTCGGTGGTCGCCGAAACCGCAGCAGAACCCGCCACGCGGGGCTGGGTGTCCAGACCACGGGCCGAACGCACCTGCTTGGCGGTGCGCAGGTTCTTCAGGCCGTCGAACACCGCGTAGGCCACGTTGACCTTGTTGCGGCTGCCGAGTTCCTTGGAGAGCATGTTGGTGATGCCCGCCAGCTCGGCGATCGAACGGGGCACGGTGCCCGCGATCACGCCGGTACCGGGGCCTGCAGGCTTGAGCAGCACGCGGCTGGTGGAGTTCTCACCGACGATGTCGTGGGGAATGGTGCCGTTTTCCACCGGCACGGAGATCATGTTCTTGCGGGCGATCGCCTTGGCCTTCTCGATGGCGACGGGCACTTCCTTGGCCTTGCCGATGCCCATGCCGACGCGGCCGTTGCGGTCACCCAAGATTACGAGCGCGGCGAAGCGGAAGCGGCGCCCCCCCTGGTAGGTCTTGGAGGTACGGTTGACGAAGAGCATCTTCTCTTCGAACTCGCTGGTCTCCCGCTCGCGGTCATTGCGACGATTAAAAGTCAAGGCCACCCTCCCGCGCCGCGTCTGCGAGCGCTTTGACCCGGCCGTGGTACTTGTACCCGGCGCGGTCGAACACGACCTGCTTGACACCCTTGGCCACGGCGGCCTCGGCCAGCGCCCGGCCCACCGCCGCGGCGGTGTCGGTCTTGGTCCCGGTCTTGACGGCGCTGCTGCTCGCCGCCGCCAGCGTGGTCCCGGTGGTGTCGTCGATAATCTGGGCGTAGATGTGCTTGCTGGAGCGGAACACGCTGAGGCGCGGGCGCTCCGCCGCCGCGACACGCACCTTGCGGCGGGTGCGCAGCTTGCGCCGAATGGCAGTCTGGTTCGCCATTACTTCTTCCCTTTCCCGCCGGTGGCCCCGGCTTTACCAGCCTTGAGGGCGATCTGCTCGCCCACGAAACGCACACCCTTGCCGTGGTAGGCATCAGGCTTGCGCACCTTGCGCACGTTGGCGGCAACCTGCCCCACGAGCTGCTTGTCGATGCCCGACACGTCGATGCGGGTGGGCTCGGGCACCGTGAAGGTCACGCCTGCGGGCGGCTCGATCACGACCGGGTGGCTGTAACCGATGGTCATCTCGAGGTTCTTGCCCGTGAGCTTGGCGCGGTAACCGACGCCGCGCAGTTCGAGGTTGATGGTGAAGCCGTCCGACACGCCCTTGACGGCGTTGGCGACCAGCGTGCGGGTCAGGCCGTGCAGGGCGCGGTGCTCCTGGCGGTCGCTGGGCCGCGTCACGAGAAGCTGATCGCCTTCGGTCGCGATGGTCAGGGCGGGGTTGTAGGGCACGGCGAGTTCGCCCTTGGGGCCTTTGGCGCGGAACAGTCCGCCCTCGGCGCTCACGGTCACGCCGCTGGGCACGGCGATGGGTTGTTTACCAATACGGGACATGGCTGTCCTCCTTGAGTCCTTAAGTTCTGAGCAGCCGCGCGGAGTGCATGCGCGGGCCAGAGGTCAGGGCTGCGGGCTTACCAGAGAACGCAGACGACTTCGCCGCCCACGCCCTGCTGACGCGCCTCGCGGTCGGGCAGCAGGCCCCTGCTCGTCGAGACGACGGCGAGGCCCAGCCCGCGCTGGACGCGGGGCAGGTTCTCGGCGCTCACGTAGGCGCGGCGACCGGGGCGGCTGACGCGCTCGATGTGCTTGATGACCTGCTCGCGCTTGGCGCCGTACTTCAGGGTCAGGCGCAGCACGTCGAACTTCTGGCCTTCGGGGCG from the Deinococcus sp. NW-56 genome contains:
- the rpmD gene encoding 50S ribosomal protein L30; translated protein: MKVTLRRSVIGRPENQVQTVKALGLRKIGDTRELVDTPAVRGMIKTVQHLVEVEA
- the rpsH gene encoding 30S ribosomal protein S8, whose protein sequence is MLSDPIADMLTRIRNATRTYKESVDIPASKFKEELARLLMREGYVANVERVRPEGQKFDVLRLTLKYGAKREQVIKHIERVSRPGRRAYVSAENLPRVQRGLGLAVVSTSRGLLPDREARQQGVGGEVVCVLW
- the rplR gene encoding 50S ribosomal protein L18 encodes the protein MANQTAIRRKLRTRRKVRVAAAERPRLSVFRSSKHIYAQIIDDTTGTTLAAASSSAVKTGTKTDTAAAVGRALAEAAVAKGVKQVVFDRAGYKYHGRVKALADAAREGGLDF
- a CDS encoding adenylate kinase, translated to MTQSGNKVVIFLGPPGAGKGTQAERLAREEGLTKISTGDILRDHVARGTELGQQVKPILDAGALVPDDILIALIRDYLRGMNAVRVIFDGFPRTRAQAEALDRLLEDLGAPVTAVPLLEVPDELLIERIVERGRQAAARGEPVRSDDTEEVARRRQQVYREQTQPLIDYYETRGHLRSVDGVGTMDEVYGRIAAVLH
- the rplF gene encoding 50S ribosomal protein L6; its protein translation is MSRIGKQPIAVPSGVTVSAEGGLFRAKGPKGELAVPYNPALTIATEGDQLLVTRPSDRQEHRALHGLTRTLVANAVKGVSDGFTINLELRGVGYRAKLTGKNLEMTIGYSHPVVIEPPAGVTFTVPEPTRIDVSGIDKQLVGQVAANVRKVRKPDAYHGKGVRFVGEQIALKAGKAGATGGKGKK
- the rpsE gene encoding 30S ribosomal protein S5, with amino-acid sequence MTFNRRNDRERETSEFEEKMLFVNRTSKTYQGGRRFRFAALVILGDRNGRVGMGIGKAKEVPVAIEKAKAIARKNMISVPVENGTIPHDIVGENSTSRVLLKPAGPGTGVIAGTVPRSIAELAGITNMLSKELGSRNKVNVAYAVFDGLKNLRTAKQVRSARGLDTQPRVAGSAAVSATTEAGAAQAGGAL
- the secY gene encoding preprotein translocase subunit SecY, encoding MLRAFRDAFRIPDLRRKIVFTLLLLAVFRFGSTIPTPGVNAAALAEATSGGLFGLISLISGGNLSQFSIFALGVLPYITASIVIQLLTTTVPSLEKLSKEGEEGRKKINQYTRYAAVALGTFQALFFSLYITSNPQFIAVGWDPGLFTILVMVLTQVAGIAFTLWIGERITEVGVGNGISLIITAGIIANYPREIAATGELFRTEQVSLLQILAFAAVILVTIAGIVYVYQGERRVPVTYARARGGAPGGAARNLGGQATWLPIKVNQAGVIPVIFASAMLILPNLIGSATAERAPEVNAFIQTYLTFGSPWYILLEAALIFGFTYLYNSVQFDPKRISEQLREAGGFIPGVRPGTATAEYLGGISSRLSLWGAIFLVVLTVFPQIVQRATGITTFQFSGTGLLIIVGVALETLKQLEAQLTVRRYDGFISKGRIRGRLN
- the rplO gene encoding 50S ribosomal protein L15; the encoded protein is MKLHELTPAPGSRKNRKRVGRGPGGTDKTAGRGHKGQKARSGAGKGSFFEGGRSTLISRLPKRGFNNVGTTYEVVNLGQLAGLEGETFDRAALELAGLVRRKNRPVKLLGRGELTRAVTVHVDAASESAVRAVEAAGGRVVIAQASSENAEQAPIEQAE